The Streptomyces achromogenes genome window below encodes:
- a CDS encoding helix-turn-helix transcriptional regulator has product MTIFPPDPDFEALRLELARLRAARGWTYDELAARSGLARRTLIEIEQGRTIGTLKTWHALAHALSTPLDELFGALCRGHEPPPRASD; this is encoded by the coding sequence GTGACGATCTTCCCGCCCGATCCGGACTTCGAGGCTCTGCGTCTGGAGCTCGCCCGGCTGCGTGCGGCGCGGGGATGGACGTACGACGAGCTGGCCGCCCGGAGCGGCCTGGCCAGAAGGACTCTGATCGAGATCGAACAAGGTCGCACCATCGGCACCCTTAAGACGTGGCACGCCCTGGCCCACGCGCTCAGCACTCCGCTCGACGAGCTCTTCGGGGCCCTCTGTCGTGGGCACGAACCCCCTCCCCGGGCGAGCGACTGA
- a CDS encoding ImmA/IrrE family metallo-endopeptidase: MSCRKMRAIGRRAYWPRCGGRQDMARRAEQAASRLLAEAGETAAPVNVERLAVHLGVVISRSAFRDGDVSGMLVRQDGQSPVVGVNDAHSSHRQRFTIGHELGHLLLHPGREVVLDRPVRVNLRDKTSSMATDREEIEANAFAASLLMPADLVRSELQRLPAAVRQDPDGCAAALAPLFEVSDSAMGFRLINLGLVS, from the coding sequence ATGAGTTGCCGGAAGATGCGCGCGATTGGGCGCAGAGCGTATTGGCCAAGGTGCGGAGGGAGGCAGGACATGGCTAGACGGGCAGAACAAGCTGCCAGTCGCCTTCTCGCAGAGGCGGGTGAGACTGCGGCTCCGGTGAATGTAGAGAGATTGGCTGTCCACCTAGGTGTCGTGATCTCCCGGAGCGCGTTCCGGGACGGGGATGTTTCCGGGATGCTTGTACGCCAGGATGGCCAGTCGCCGGTGGTTGGCGTCAACGATGCGCACTCCTCTCATCGCCAGAGGTTCACGATCGGTCATGAACTCGGGCACCTGCTCCTGCACCCAGGGCGTGAAGTCGTGCTGGACCGGCCTGTGCGGGTGAACCTTCGGGACAAGACCTCCAGCATGGCGACCGACCGTGAGGAGATCGAAGCGAACGCTTTCGCGGCCAGTCTGCTGATGCCCGCTGATCTCGTCCGGTCGGAGCTTCAGCGGCTTCCTGCGGCAGTGCGACAAGACCCGGATGGTTGCGCTGCCGCCCTGGCCCCACTCTTTGAGGTCAGTGATTCGGCGATGGGCTTCCGTTTGATCAATCTCGGTCTCGTCAGCTGA
- a CDS encoding helix-turn-helix domain-containing protein, translating into MDGFYERFGERVRKARAALGMNQQELGSAVGLNRTSISNIEKGRQRVALHMLFEFADVLQVEPESLLPAPGGRSDVLDELPEDARDWAQSVLAKVRREAGHG; encoded by the coding sequence ATGGACGGGTTCTACGAGAGGTTCGGGGAGCGGGTCCGGAAGGCGCGTGCCGCTCTAGGGATGAACCAACAGGAGTTGGGGAGCGCCGTGGGGCTGAATCGCACGTCGATCAGCAACATTGAGAAGGGGCGTCAGAGGGTCGCGTTGCACATGCTCTTCGAGTTCGCTGACGTGCTCCAGGTGGAGCCTGAGTCGCTCCTGCCGGCTCCTGGCGGACGCTCGGACGTCCTGGATGAGTTGCCGGAAGATGCGCGCGATTGGGCGCAGAGCGTATTGGCCAAGGTGCGGAGGGAGGCAGGACATGGCTAG
- a CDS encoding GNAT family N-acetyltransferase, which yields MSSTPSFPDRIELVGEDLVLRDWTEADLAAMPDLFDHPDIAYWTPIVSPFDAAAARARLDRARRLRAEGTTVLLAITVDGHAPLGEVMLRRAAEGAEIGYAVGPAHRGRGLAVRAVRVMAAYAFERLDVAQVVLEVEAENAASVAVATRAGFRLLDVPLIEGEEKGRPYALQTWGLRRSA from the coding sequence ATGAGCAGCACGCCGTCCTTTCCCGACCGGATCGAGCTCGTGGGCGAGGACCTCGTCCTGCGTGACTGGACGGAGGCGGACCTGGCGGCGATGCCCGATCTGTTCGACCACCCCGACATCGCCTACTGGACGCCGATCGTCTCCCCCTTCGACGCGGCGGCCGCCCGCGCGCGGCTGGACCGGGCCCGTCGGCTGCGGGCGGAGGGCACGACCGTCCTGCTCGCCATCACCGTCGACGGCCACGCGCCCCTCGGCGAGGTGATGCTGCGCCGGGCGGCCGAGGGCGCGGAGATCGGTTACGCGGTCGGCCCGGCGCACCGCGGCCGGGGGCTGGCCGTGCGGGCGGTGCGGGTCATGGCCGCGTACGCCTTCGAGCGGCTGGACGTGGCACAGGTGGTCCTGGAGGTGGAGGCCGAGAACGCCGCGAGCGTCGCCGTGGCCACCAGGGCGGGCTTCCGCCTGCTCGACGTCCCGCTGATCGAGGGGGAGGAGAAGGGGCGGCCCTACGCCCTGCAGACCTGGGGCCTGCGGCGCTCCGCCTGA
- a CDS encoding cystathionine beta-synthase, whose product MQFHDSMISLVGNTPLVKLNSVTKGIRATVLAKVEYFNPGGSVKDRIALRMIEAAEQSGELKPGGTIVEPTSGNTGVGLAIVAQQKGYHCIFVCPDKVSTDKINVLRAYGAEVVVCPTAVDPEHPDSYYNVSDRLVRETPGAWKPDQYSNANNPLSHYHSTGPELWEQTEGRITHFVAGVGTGGTISGTGRYLKDASEGRVQVVGADPEGSVYSGGSGRPYLVEGVGEDFWPTAYDRTVADEIVAVSDKDSFQMTRRLAKEEGLLVGGSCGMAVVAALRVAERLGPDDVVVVLLPDSGRGYLSKIFNDEWMADYGFLEDEGPSARVADVLNDKVHGAIPSLVHMHPDETVGEAIEVLREYGVSQMPIVKPGAGHPDVMAAEVVGSVVERELLDALFTQRASLGDPLEKHMSAPLPQVGSGEPVGDLMSVLGTADAAIVLVEGKPTGVVSRQDLLAFLAKGGK is encoded by the coding sequence GTGCAATTCCACGACTCGATGATCAGCCTCGTCGGCAACACCCCGCTGGTGAAGCTCAACAGCGTGACCAAGGGCATCCGGGCGACCGTCCTGGCCAAGGTGGAGTACTTCAACCCGGGCGGCTCCGTGAAGGACCGCATCGCCCTGCGCATGATCGAGGCCGCCGAGCAGAGCGGGGAGCTGAAGCCCGGCGGCACGATCGTCGAGCCGACCAGCGGCAACACCGGTGTCGGGCTCGCCATCGTGGCCCAGCAGAAGGGGTACCACTGCATCTTCGTGTGCCCCGACAAGGTGTCGACGGACAAGATCAACGTGCTGCGGGCCTACGGCGCCGAGGTCGTCGTCTGCCCGACCGCCGTGGACCCCGAGCACCCGGACTCCTACTACAACGTCTCCGACCGCCTGGTGCGTGAGACGCCGGGCGCGTGGAAGCCGGACCAGTACTCCAACGCGAACAACCCGCTCTCCCACTACCACTCCACCGGCCCCGAGCTGTGGGAGCAGACGGAGGGGCGGATCACCCACTTCGTGGCGGGCGTCGGCACGGGCGGCACCATCTCGGGCACCGGCCGCTATCTGAAGGACGCCAGCGAGGGCCGGGTCCAGGTCGTCGGTGCCGACCCGGAGGGGTCCGTGTACTCCGGCGGGTCCGGCCGGCCGTACCTCGTCGAGGGCGTCGGCGAGGACTTCTGGCCGACCGCCTACGACCGCACGGTCGCCGACGAGATCGTCGCGGTGTCCGACAAGGACTCCTTCCAGATGACCCGCCGGCTCGCGAAGGAGGAGGGCCTGCTGGTGGGCGGCTCCTGCGGGATGGCCGTCGTGGCCGCCCTGCGCGTCGCCGAGCGGCTCGGCCCGGACGACGTCGTGGTCGTCCTGCTGCCCGACAGCGGCCGCGGCTACCTCAGCAAGATCTTCAACGACGAGTGGATGGCCGACTACGGCTTCCTCGAGGACGAGGGTCCCAGCGCCCGCGTCGCCGACGTCCTCAACGACAAGGTGCACGGCGCCATCCCGTCCCTCGTCCACATGCACCCGGACGAGACCGTCGGCGAGGCCATCGAGGTGCTGCGCGAGTACGGCGTCTCGCAGATGCCGATCGTGAAGCCGGGCGCCGGGCACCCCGACGTCATGGCCGCCGAGGTCGTCGGGTCGGTCGTGGAGCGGGAGCTGCTCGACGCGCTGTTCACCCAGCGGGCCTCCCTCGGCGACCCGCTGGAGAAGCACATGTCCGCGCCGCTGCCGCAGGTCGGCTCCGGTGAGCCGGTCGGCGACCTGATGTCCGTGCTCGGCACGGCCGACGCGGCAATCGTCCTCGTCGAGGGCAAGCCCACCGGGGTCGTCAGCCGCCAGGACCTGCTGGCCTTCCTGGCCAAGGGCGGGAAGTGA
- a CDS encoding SGNH/GDSL hydrolase family protein, which translates to MTSMSRARVARRIAAGAAYGGGGLGLAGAAAAGLVLAEMRLARRQVNNGAHPHVPQADGRYGIAYDAPGPGREPLRLTMLGDSTAAGQGVHRSGQTPAALLASGLAAVAERPVELRNVALPGAQSDDLDRQVALVLSDTDGAPDVCVIMIGANDVTHRMPPTRSVRHLSAAVRRLRTAGAEVVVGTCPDLGTIEPVQQPLRWLARRASRQLAAAQTIGTVEQGGRTVSLGDLLGPEFEANPRELFGPDHYHPSAEGYATAAMAVLPTVCAALGLWPADEERPDASRHEGFLPVARAAAEAASEPGTEVTAAMPTGPRGPWALLKRRRRRRVSESEPTSSTNA; encoded by the coding sequence ATGACGAGCATGTCGAGGGCGAGAGTGGCCCGGCGCATCGCGGCCGGCGCGGCCTACGGCGGCGGCGGACTCGGGCTGGCCGGCGCGGCGGCGGCCGGCCTGGTGCTGGCGGAGATGCGCCTGGCCCGGCGCCAGGTGAACAACGGGGCGCATCCGCACGTCCCCCAGGCGGACGGCCGCTACGGCATCGCCTATGACGCCCCCGGGCCCGGCAGGGAACCGCTGCGGCTGACCATGCTGGGCGATTCCACGGCGGCAGGCCAGGGCGTGCACCGCTCGGGTCAGACGCCGGCGGCCCTGCTGGCCTCGGGGCTGGCGGCGGTCGCCGAACGCCCCGTGGAGCTGCGCAACGTGGCGCTGCCCGGGGCCCAGTCCGACGACCTCGACCGCCAGGTCGCGCTGGTCCTGTCGGACACCGACGGGGCGCCCGACGTCTGCGTGATCATGATCGGCGCGAACGACGTGACCCACCGCATGCCTCCGACCCGCTCGGTGCGGCATCTGTCCGCGGCGGTACGGCGGCTGCGCACGGCCGGTGCGGAGGTCGTCGTCGGCACCTGCCCGGACCTGGGCACCATCGAGCCGGTCCAGCAGCCCCTGCGCTGGCTGGCCCGCCGGGCCTCCCGCCAGCTGGCGGCGGCCCAGACGATCGGCACGGTCGAGCAGGGCGGCCGCACGGTGTCGCTGGGCGACCTCCTGGGCCCCGAGTTCGAGGCGAACCCGCGCGAGCTGTTCGGCCCCGACCACTACCACCCGTCGGCGGAGGGGTACGCGACGGCCGCGATGGCGGTCCTCCCCACGGTCTGCGCGGCCCTCGGCCTCTGGCCGGCCGACGAGGAACGCCCGGACGCCTCCCGCCACGAGGGCTTCCTCCCGGTCGCCCGGGCGGCGGCGGAAGCGGCCTCGGAGCCCGGTACCGAGGTGACGGCCGCGATGCCGACGGGCCCCCGAGGCCCCTGGGCCCTCCTCAAGCGCCGCCGGCGGCGGCGGGTGTCGGAATCGGAGCCGACCTCCTCGACGAACGCCTGA
- a CDS encoding acetyl-CoA C-acetyltransferase, with protein sequence MPEAVIVSTARSPIGRAFKGSLKDLRPDDLTATIIQAALAKVPELDPRDIDDLMLGCGLPGGEQGNNLGRIVAVQMGMDHLPGCTITRYCSSSLQTSRMALHAIKAGEGDVFISAGVEMVSRFAKGNSDSLPDTRNPFFAEAEARTAAVAAQEGTTWHDPREDGLVPDAYIAMGQTAENLARVKGVTRQDMDEFGVRSQNLAEEALKNGFWEREITPVTLPDGTVVSKDDGPRAGVTLEGVQGLKPVFRPDGLVTAGNCCPLNDGAAAVVVMSDTKARELGLTPLARIVSTGVSGLSPEIMGLGPVEASNQALRRAGLTIDDIDLVEINEAFAAQVIPSYRDLGIDLDKLNVNGGAIAVGHPFGMTGARITGTLINSLQFHDKQFGLETMCVGGGQGMAMVIERLS encoded by the coding sequence ATGCCCGAAGCCGTCATCGTCTCGACCGCCCGCTCGCCCATCGGCCGCGCTTTCAAGGGCTCCCTGAAGGACCTGCGCCCGGACGACCTCACCGCCACGATCATCCAGGCGGCCCTCGCCAAGGTCCCCGAGCTCGACCCGAGGGACATCGACGACCTGATGCTCGGCTGCGGCCTGCCCGGCGGCGAGCAGGGCAACAACCTCGGCCGGATCGTGGCCGTGCAGATGGGGATGGACCACCTCCCCGGCTGCACGATCACCCGCTACTGCTCCTCCTCCCTGCAGACCAGCCGGATGGCGCTGCACGCCATCAAGGCCGGCGAGGGCGACGTCTTCATCTCGGCGGGCGTCGAGATGGTCTCCCGGTTCGCGAAAGGCAACTCCGACAGCCTGCCGGACACCCGCAACCCGTTCTTCGCCGAGGCGGAGGCCCGCACCGCGGCCGTCGCGGCCCAGGAGGGCACCACCTGGCACGACCCGCGCGAGGACGGCCTCGTCCCGGACGCCTACATCGCCATGGGGCAGACGGCCGAGAACCTCGCCCGCGTGAAGGGCGTGACCCGCCAGGACATGGACGAGTTCGGCGTCCGCTCGCAGAACCTCGCCGAGGAAGCCCTCAAGAACGGCTTCTGGGAGCGCGAGATCACCCCGGTGACGCTCCCCGACGGCACGGTCGTCTCCAAGGACGACGGCCCGCGCGCCGGCGTCACCCTCGAGGGCGTCCAGGGCCTGAAGCCGGTCTTCCGCCCCGACGGCCTGGTCACCGCCGGCAACTGCTGCCCGCTGAACGACGGCGCCGCCGCGGTCGTCGTGATGAGCGACACCAAGGCCCGCGAGCTCGGCCTCACCCCGCTCGCCCGCATCGTGTCCACCGGCGTCTCCGGCCTCTCCCCCGAGATCATGGGCCTCGGCCCGGTCGAGGCGAGCAACCAGGCCCTGCGCCGGGCCGGCCTCACCATCGACGACATCGATCTGGTCGAGATCAACGAGGCGTTCGCCGCCCAGGTGATCCCCTCCTACCGCGACCTCGGCATCGATCTCGACAAGCTGAACGTCAACGGTGGCGCCATCGCCGTCGGCCACCCCTTCGGCATGACCGGCGCCCGCATCACCGGCACGCTCATCAACTCCCTCCAGTTCCACGACAAGCAGTTCGGCCTGGAGACGATGTGCGTCGGCGGCGGCCAGGGCATGGCCATGGTCATCGAGCGCCTCAGCTGA